The DNA sequence tgattttttttttggttttgtcaaatgttttattGAGTGTAGACATCTGTAGTACTGTAAAACATGCATTATCCGTAGATTCAAAAAGGAGCAAGCCACATTGTCCTCACTGTCAAATGTGTCCGGCTTGGCATCCGTGATGGGGATTAATGAAGTATCATGAGAGTAATATGGTTCCTGAAAAGCCTCTACAATTTGGACTAGGGTCTTATTCACGTGAAAAGCAAAGCTGTTCACATTTAGTGAACTTGCATTTCATTGGCGGTACacagtgtttaattttaaaacaaaaataattctgtttttagaaGATTCCCATCCCCCAACTGTATTTGTCCCtcagttttcagaaattttaattaaaagaaatcctATCCCTTTTTGGAAGTTGTACATTTATCtgaacaataaaatttatttcttcttaggTTGCTGAGGTATATTAAGTTTGAAGAAGATAATATCTCCATCTTTGACAATGTAATTTCTGCCTTGTTGTCTGTACTTTCCAGCAGCCTTGACCACATTTTCAGAACCTTCCTCTTTAAAATCTTCGTATTTCATTACTGCAGCCATAATGAATCCTTTTTCAAAATCTGTGTGAATCTTTCCTGCAGCTTGAGGAGCCTTCATCCCTTTCCTGATGGTCCATGCACGTACTTCATCTGGACCCGCAGTGAAAAAGTATTCTAGTTGGAGTGCTGCAAACCCAGCCTTAATGATCTTTGGCAAAGCGCTTGGTATCATGTTCTCTTCCAGATACTTCTGTCTCTCCTCAGCACTCAATTCTTGCAACTTGAGTTTCAAGGCCCCACTAAAAGGAATGACCAAGGCACCTGGGTCATACTTGTTCACCcactctttaatttttatcaaccatttgtttttctttctaatgtagTCTTTTTCAGAAAGATTAACCAAGTAGACCATTGGTTTTGCAGTCAGAAATAAGGGTTTATTCAACACTTCAATCTCTTTGTCATTCCAATCATGATACAAGAGAACAGGTTTCTTTTGATCTATAACCCAGGATTTAACTTTGCCCATTATATCATattcaggttttaattttttatctcctCCTCTCACAGCCACTTTTCCTACTTTATCTATAATGGGCCCaatcatttcctcatctttaagcTGAAGCTCTTCGTGTATTATTTCTATATCTCGAATAGGATCTACACTTCCTTCAACATGCCTGATATCATCATCTTCAAAAGCACATGTTAGATGAAAGATTCCATCACAGGCACTGATATGAGATAAAAAGGCATTTCCCAGGCCTTGCCCATTGTGAGCTCCTTTCACAAGCCCAGCAATATCCACTACATTTAGAAAGGCAGGAATTTTGCTTGCTGGTTTGTGGTACTGGCAAAGAAAGTCAAACCTTTCATCTGGCACAGGTACTCTGCTCTCATTAGGATCAATAGTGCAGAATGGGAAGTTTTCTGCTGAAGCCTGACTATTGGTTAATACATTGAAGAAGGTAGATTTCCCAGCATTTGGCAATCCAACAATACCAATTTTCAAGGAGTTTCCAAATCTTCCAATGATTAGGGGTGGTTTAATTCCATCACCTCCCTTTTTGGGGCGCATCGTGCTCGGGGCGGGCGATGACACGGGGTCCCAGCGGCAGGGTAGACGgagtgagaggaggggaggaaggaggagaaagcacAGGCCCAGCCCTTCCGCTGACCAGCACGCACACTAGTGGCGGTAGCGGCCAATGATGATCTTTTAGAGAGGATAATAATAATCCACCTACAACATACCTTACCATTTTGCCATGTTTGCTTCAGATATTTTCTTAAGCAGTAAAATCCCTGTGTTTCCCCAGTCCCATTCTTTTCTTGCATTACCCAGAGGTAGAACCAGAAAActacattttgtatattaatccataaatatttatatagtacttttgcatttaaattgctttaaatacaatattttttgtatttatataaaaagt is a window from the Leopardus geoffroyi isolate Oge1 chromosome A2, O.geoffroyi_Oge1_pat1.0, whole genome shotgun sequence genome containing:
- the LOC123607531 gene encoding obg-like ATPase 1 translates to MRPKKGGDGIKPPLIIGRFGNSLKIGIVGLPNAGKSTFFNVLTNSQASAENFPFCTIDPNESRVPVPDERFDFLCQYHKPASKIPAFLNVVDIAGLVKGAHNGQGLGNAFLSHISACDGIFHLTCAFEDDDIRHVEGSVDPIRDIEIIHEELQLKDEEMIGPIIDKVGKVAVRGGDKKLKPEYDIMGKVKSWVIDQKKPVLLYHDWNDKEIEVLNKPLFLTAKPMVYLVNLSEKDYIRKKNKWLIKIKEWVNKYDPGALVIPFSGALKLKLQELSAEERQKYLEENMIPSALPKIIKAGFAALQLEYFFTAGPDEVRAWTIRKGMKAPQAAGKIHTDFEKGFIMAAVMKYEDFKEEGSENVVKAAGKYRQQGRNYIVKDGDIIFFKLNIPQQPKKK